TTCAACAGAGCCGCTGTAGCAGTGATAAATTACTGTGTCTACGTCCCTGGCAAGCTCCAGGACTTCAGCTTCAGCCATTCTGGCATGCACAACAAGAGGTTTTTCCAGGTTTTTTGCAAGCTCGATCACCTTTTTAAATGAAGCTGTTTGTCTTCTACGTTCTTCGTCTGTTTTGCAGTCCTGAAAATCTAGGCCGGCTTCTCCGATAGCTACCGCTTTTCCTGCATTAGCTTCTATCTGGGCAAGGATTGCATTTATATCTTTATCACTGCCTTCCCTGCCGATATCAGGGCTAAGCCCCAGTGCGGCATGAATATCCTCGTTCTTTTCCGCGAGTTCAAGACTTATGCGGTTTCCTTTAAGGGAAATTCCGGAGTTGACCATCCCGACAACTCCTGCTTTTCGGGCTCTCTGAATGGCTTCTTCCCTGTCAGGGTTAAATTTTGGAAAATCAAGGTGACAGTGAGAATCAATGATTGGATAAGGCATGGGTTTGTATTCCATTTCATTTTATTTTACTTTATACATGCTTCGGGAATACAAACCCAAAAAAAGAGAAGATTCCGGACCTTAT
This window of the Methanosarcina mazei S-6 genome carries:
- a CDS encoding TatD family hydrolase; protein product: MEYKPMPYPIIDSHCHLDFPKFNPDREEAIQRARKAGVVGMVNSGISLKGNRISLELAEKNEDIHAALGLSPDIGREGSDKDINAILAQIEANAGKAVAIGEAGLDFQDCKTDEERRRQTASFKKVIELAKNLEKPLVVHARMAEAEVLELARDVDTVIYHCYSGSVETMKEIVDAGYYISLATLVCFSEHHQTLAAEVPPENLLLETDSPFLSPRRGRNEPAFIVDSIPVVAEYKEMEPAEIAKFATENARRVFKI